One stretch of Priestia megaterium DNA includes these proteins:
- the zwf gene encoding glucose-6-phosphate dehydrogenase has product MESLTFVLFGATGDLAKRKIFPALYNLFTDKKLPDAISIIGSGYEQLSLADFKERVKQSINDFSRRKMESNEEDFLSLFHYQAVDASKTEDYEQLLKVVNEQETTHGSKGNRLFYLSVAPEYFDVIALHIKKSGLDQTSGWKRLMIEKPFGHDLVSARELNEKLSSTFKEEEIYRIDHYLGKPMVQNLEALEFTNPVLQSLWNNKHIANVQITASETVGVENRAGYYDHTGAIRDMIQNHMLQVLMMTAMHLPKRICSENILEEKQKVMESLREIQAEEVARDVVRGQYGSGEIDHKSVRGYKEEPGVEADSKNDTFVAARLWIDNQFWTGVPFYIRTGKRMKEKSTRIVVEFKDSLKGLYETPYDKVAPNLFIIEISPSENVALQLNSKNPLKNGVIEPVRITFSREEESVPEAYERIIYDALIGDSTFFAHWKEVELSWQWVQPVLDAFEADMLPLYEYPSGSQGPEEAQKLVEQEGFKWWLDDDEHGEAPGVFLPI; this is encoded by the coding sequence GTGGAGTCCTTAACTTTTGTTTTATTTGGCGCAACGGGTGATTTAGCAAAAAGAAAAATTTTTCCCGCTCTTTATAATTTATTTACAGACAAAAAGCTCCCTGATGCTATTTCTATTATTGGATCGGGGTACGAGCAGCTATCTCTTGCTGATTTTAAAGAGCGTGTAAAGCAATCTATAAACGATTTTTCGAGACGGAAAATGGAAAGTAACGAGGAAGATTTTTTGTCTCTGTTTCATTATCAAGCAGTAGACGCAAGCAAAACAGAAGATTACGAACAGCTGCTAAAGGTTGTGAATGAGCAAGAAACAACTCATGGAAGTAAAGGAAATCGTTTGTTTTATTTGTCCGTAGCACCCGAATACTTCGATGTAATTGCTCTGCATATAAAAAAAAGCGGCTTGGATCAAACCAGCGGCTGGAAGCGTCTTATGATTGAAAAGCCGTTTGGACATGATCTTGTTTCAGCAAGAGAGCTTAATGAAAAGCTAAGCAGTACGTTTAAAGAAGAAGAAATTTATCGAATTGATCATTATTTAGGTAAACCGATGGTGCAAAATTTAGAAGCGCTTGAATTTACGAACCCCGTGCTGCAATCGCTGTGGAATAACAAACACATTGCGAACGTACAAATTACGGCAAGTGAAACAGTCGGTGTTGAAAATCGTGCAGGGTATTATGATCATACGGGGGCCATACGCGACATGATTCAAAATCATATGCTGCAGGTTCTCATGATGACAGCTATGCATCTTCCAAAACGAATTTGCTCAGAAAACATTTTAGAAGAAAAGCAAAAAGTAATGGAGTCACTGAGGGAAATTCAAGCGGAAGAAGTAGCTCGCGATGTTGTACGAGGGCAATACGGAAGCGGAGAAATCGATCACAAATCTGTTAGAGGATACAAAGAAGAGCCTGGCGTAGAAGCAGACTCTAAAAATGATACGTTTGTGGCAGCACGTTTATGGATTGATAATCAATTTTGGACAGGTGTTCCTTTTTATATTCGAACGGGCAAACGAATGAAAGAAAAATCAACTCGTATCGTCGTAGAATTTAAAGATTCTTTAAAAGGTCTGTACGAAACTCCTTATGACAAAGTAGCACCAAACTTATTTATTATTGAAATTAGTCCAAGTGAAAACGTCGCTTTGCAGCTTAACAGCAAAAATCCATTAAAAAATGGTGTTATTGAGCCGGTTCGTATTACGTTCTCAAGAGAAGAAGAAAGTGTACCGGAAGCATATGAACGAATTATTTACGACGCATTAATCGGCGACTCCACGTTTTTTGCTCATTGGAAAGAAGTAGAGCTATCTTGGCAGTGGGTGCAGCCTGTATTAGATGCATTTGAGGCTGACATGCTGCCACTTTATGAATATCCATCGGGTTCACAAGGTCCTGAAGAAGCCCAGAAATTAGTTGAACAAGAAGGCTTTAAGTGGTGGCTCGATGACGATGAGCATGGGGAAGCACCTGGAGTGTTTTTGCCTATTTAA
- a CDS encoding tartrate dehydrogenase: MKTLKIANIPGDGVGKEVVPEAVRVLRTIADLHGGLKFEFTEFPWSCDYYLKYGHMMPEDGLKQLQHFDGIFLGAVGNLNLVPDHVSLWGLLIKIRREFQQVINIRPAKRLKGIASPLMNPKDFDLIVVRENSEGEYSEVGGRIYQGEDQISIQNAVFSRKGTERAMRYAFELASKRKAKVTSATKSNGIVHSMPFWDEVFQDVAKSYPHIETDSQHIDALAAFFVTNPSRFDVIVASNLFGDILTDIGAAIMGSIGVAPAANINVNGKYPSMFEPVHGSAPDIVGKGIANPIGQIWTAKMMLDHFGEQELGTHLLEVIEQVTESGIITPDVGGSATTSEITDQIISHLKK, encoded by the coding sequence ATGAAAACGTTAAAAATAGCGAACATACCAGGAGATGGAGTAGGAAAAGAAGTTGTGCCGGAGGCGGTTAGGGTCCTTCGTACGATTGCAGATCTTCACGGGGGATTAAAATTTGAATTTACAGAATTTCCTTGGAGCTGTGATTATTATTTGAAGTACGGACATATGATGCCGGAAGATGGGCTAAAGCAGCTTCAACACTTTGACGGAATTTTTTTAGGAGCCGTAGGAAATTTAAATCTTGTGCCAGATCACGTGTCGCTATGGGGTCTGCTCATTAAGATTCGTCGAGAATTTCAGCAGGTAATTAATATTCGTCCAGCCAAGAGGTTAAAAGGCATTGCATCTCCACTAATGAACCCAAAAGATTTTGATTTAATTGTTGTTCGTGAAAATAGTGAAGGAGAATACAGTGAAGTAGGAGGACGGATTTATCAAGGAGAAGATCAAATTTCTATTCAAAATGCGGTTTTTTCTCGAAAAGGAACAGAACGAGCGATGCGCTACGCATTTGAATTAGCTTCTAAAAGAAAAGCAAAAGTTACAAGCGCAACGAAGTCAAATGGAATTGTTCATTCCATGCCGTTTTGGGACGAAGTGTTTCAAGATGTCGCAAAGAGTTATCCTCATATTGAAACAGACTCACAGCACATCGATGCGCTGGCGGCTTTTTTCGTCACAAATCCAAGTCGTTTTGATGTAATTGTGGCAAGCAATTTATTTGGAGATATTTTAACAGATATCGGAGCTGCTATTATGGGGAGTATTGGGGTTGCTCCTGCTGCAAATATTAATGTAAACGGAAAATATCCTTCGATGTTTGAACCCGTGCACGGATCCGCTCCTGATATTGTTGGAAAAGGAATAGCAAACCCAATCGGACAGATTTGGACAGCCAAAATGATGTTGGATCATTTTGGTGAACAAGAATTAGGCACTCATTTGTTAGAAGTTATTGAACAAGTGACGGAATCGGGCATCATTACACCAGATGTTGGAGGCAGCGCAACTACTAGTGAAATAACGGATCAAATTATTTCTCATTTAAAGAAGTGA
- a CDS encoding GntR family transcriptional regulator, with translation MNNFDLHKPLPYYLQFYEKIKQMIVNGEYEPGQRINETQLAKAFGVSRSPIREAMRLLEKDGLLVADQKTGFIVYSLSPEDVEEIYQIRTALESLAVELCITRASDEELLFIEQLLDRTAEEIKQGAEDSRLIELNEHFHQLILQYSHNKHLKKQLDSVNVLIYFCRVLNFKGKGRAAEILDEHQQVFTFMKKRSLKAVEHMQKHLHHDLVHLQKRLTTKRD, from the coding sequence ATGAACAATTTTGATTTACATAAGCCGTTACCATACTATCTTCAATTTTATGAAAAAATTAAGCAAATGATTGTGAACGGTGAGTATGAACCGGGTCAGCGAATCAATGAAACCCAGCTAGCTAAAGCATTTGGGGTAAGCCGCTCTCCCATAAGAGAAGCAATGCGTTTATTAGAAAAAGACGGCCTTTTAGTTGCAGATCAAAAAACAGGCTTTATTGTTTATTCCCTGTCTCCTGAAGACGTAGAAGAAATTTATCAAATTCGTACGGCTTTAGAGTCTTTAGCCGTTGAGCTGTGTATTACTCGCGCTTCTGATGAAGAGCTTCTTTTCATTGAGCAGCTGTTAGACAGAACCGCTGAGGAAATAAAGCAAGGAGCCGAAGATTCTCGACTTATTGAACTAAATGAACATTTTCATCAGCTGATTCTTCAATACAGTCATAATAAACATTTAAAAAAACAGCTCGATAGCGTAAATGTATTGATTTATTTTTGTCGGGTGCTTAATTTTAAAGGTAAAGGACGCGCTGCTGAGATTTTAGATGAGCATCAGCAAGTGTTCACCTTTATGAAAAAACGCAGTTTAAAAGCTGTTGAACATATGCAAAAACATTTACATCATGATCTTGTTCATTTACAAAAACGATTAACCACCAAAAGAGATTGA
- a CDS encoding AEC family transporter, producing MSSFNSQFLYSITIILLGYILKRTNLLQQKDGEALARIIFNITMPCLIIVTFSSIKIDGSLILLLVIGIVYGLLLAAVGIFVFRKDERKVKGMLTMMIPGFNIGMFAYPLVEGIWGKEGLKYFGMFDVGNAFVIFVLCYVIGSYYSGDDIDIEFKKILYKVLKSMPLLTYVIICLLAILGIHLPTYVLDVSGIISKANMPLSLLLLGVYLNFSFQKSYFKKIIMFLSIRYVIGLGVGIALFFLLPFEDMFRYTILVCFILPVAGSVLPYAVEFKYDQKFVGTVSNMTILLSFLLLWGMTNILM from the coding sequence ATGAGTAGCTTTAACAGTCAGTTTTTGTATTCCATTACAATTATTCTATTAGGATACATACTAAAACGAACAAACCTTCTTCAGCAAAAAGACGGGGAAGCTTTAGCAAGAATTATTTTTAATATTACAATGCCTTGCTTGATTATTGTCACATTCAGCAGCATTAAAATTGATGGATCGCTTATTTTACTATTAGTTATTGGAATTGTCTATGGCTTGCTGTTAGCTGCGGTAGGAATTTTTGTTTTTCGAAAAGATGAAAGAAAAGTGAAAGGCATGCTGACGATGATGATTCCAGGTTTTAATATTGGAATGTTTGCTTATCCATTAGTAGAAGGCATCTGGGGAAAAGAAGGGCTTAAATATTTTGGTATGTTTGATGTCGGAAATGCCTTTGTTATTTTTGTTTTATGCTACGTGATTGGCAGCTACTACTCAGGGGATGATATTGACATTGAATTTAAAAAGATTTTATATAAAGTATTAAAATCAATGCCCCTTCTTACCTATGTAATCATTTGTCTTCTTGCGATTCTCGGCATTCATTTACCAACATACGTATTAGACGTTTCAGGCATTATCTCGAAAGCTAATATGCCGCTTTCTCTTTTGCTTTTAGGCGTATATTTAAATTTTTCATTCCAAAAAAGCTATTTTAAAAAAATTATTATGTTTTTAAGCATCCGCTACGTGATTGGACTTGGCGTAGGGATTGCGCTGTTTTTCTTGCTTCCGTTTGAAGATATGTTTCGTTATACAATTTTAGTTTGTTTCATTCTACCAGTAGCGGGGTCAGTTTTACCTTACGCAGTAGAATTCAAATACGATCAAAAATTTGTCGGCACCGTGTCAAATATGACGATTCTGCTGAGCTTTTTGCTGCTGTGGGGAATGACAAACATTTTAATGTAA